A genomic segment from Klebsiella africana encodes:
- the nagE gene encoding PTS N-acetyl glucosamine transporter subunit IIABC, producing the protein MNILGFFQRLGRALQLPIAVLPVAALLLRFGQPDLLNVPFIAQAGGAIFDNLALIFAIGVASSWSKDNAGSAALAGAVGYFVMTKAMVTINPEINMGVLAGIITGLVAGAVYNRWAGIKLPDFLSFFGGKRFVPIATGFFCLILAAIFGYVWPPVQHAIHSGGEWIVSAGALGSGIFGFINRLLIPTGLHQVLNTIAWFQIGEFTNAAGAVFHGDINRFYAGDGTAGMFMSGFFPIMMFGLPGAALAMYLAAPKARRPMVGGMLLSVAITAFLTGVTEPLEFLFMFLAPLLYLLHAVLTGISLFIATALGIHAGFSFSAGAIDYVLMYSLPAASKNVWMLLVMGVVFFFVYFLLFSAVIRMFNLKTPGREDKAADVVTEEANSNTEEGLTQLATSYIAAVGGTDNLKAIDACITRLRLTVGDSAKVNDAACKRLGASGVVKLNKQTIQVIVGAKAESIGDEMKKVVTRGPVAAAAPAGDVATAVPAAKPQAVANAKTVESLVSPITGDVVALEQVPDEAFASKAVGDGIAVKPTSNIVVAPAAGTVVKIFNTNHAFCLETNNGAEIVVHMGIDTVALEGKGFKRLVEEGAEVKAGEPILEMDLDFLNANARSMISPVVCSNSDDYSALVILASGKVVAGQTPLYEIKGK; encoded by the coding sequence ATGAATATTTTAGGTTTCTTTCAGCGACTGGGTAGGGCGTTGCAGCTCCCTATCGCAGTGCTGCCGGTCGCGGCATTGCTGCTGCGTTTCGGGCAACCAGACCTGTTGAATGTACCCTTCATCGCGCAAGCGGGTGGGGCGATCTTCGATAATCTGGCGCTGATCTTCGCAATTGGTGTGGCATCGAGCTGGTCCAAGGATAACGCCGGTTCGGCGGCCCTGGCCGGTGCGGTAGGTTATTTCGTGATGACCAAAGCGATGGTCACCATTAACCCGGAAATTAACATGGGCGTACTGGCCGGTATTATTACCGGTCTGGTGGCAGGGGCGGTATACAACCGCTGGGCCGGCATCAAGCTGCCGGACTTCCTGAGCTTCTTCGGCGGCAAACGCTTCGTGCCGATCGCCACCGGCTTCTTCTGTCTGATCCTCGCGGCGATCTTCGGCTACGTCTGGCCGCCGGTGCAACACGCTATCCACTCTGGCGGCGAATGGATCGTCTCCGCAGGGGCGCTGGGCTCCGGTATCTTTGGTTTCATCAACCGTCTGCTGATCCCAACCGGTCTGCATCAGGTGCTGAACACCATCGCCTGGTTCCAGATTGGTGAGTTCACTAACGCCGCAGGCGCGGTGTTCCACGGCGACATCAACCGCTTCTACGCCGGCGACGGCACCGCGGGGATGTTCATGTCCGGCTTCTTCCCGATCATGATGTTTGGTCTGCCGGGTGCGGCGCTGGCGATGTATCTGGCGGCGCCGAAAGCGCGTCGCCCGATGGTCGGCGGTATGCTGCTGTCTGTTGCCATCACCGCGTTCCTGACCGGGGTAACCGAGCCGCTGGAATTCCTGTTCATGTTCCTGGCGCCGCTGCTGTACCTCCTGCACGCGGTGTTGACCGGTATTAGCCTGTTCATCGCAACGGCCCTGGGGATCCACGCGGGCTTCTCCTTCTCCGCGGGTGCAATCGACTATGTGCTGATGTACAGCCTGCCGGCCGCCAGCAAAAACGTCTGGATGCTGCTGGTAATGGGCGTGGTGTTCTTCTTCGTCTACTTCCTGCTGTTCAGCGCAGTGATCCGCATGTTCAACCTGAAAACGCCGGGTCGTGAAGACAAAGCCGCTGACGTGGTAACGGAAGAAGCGAATAGCAACACTGAAGAAGGCCTGACCCAGCTGGCGACCAGCTATATCGCCGCAGTGGGCGGAACGGACAACCTGAAAGCCATTGACGCCTGTATCACCCGTCTGCGTCTGACCGTGGGTGATTCGGCGAAGGTGAACGACGCCGCCTGTAAACGTCTCGGCGCGTCCGGGGTGGTGAAACTGAATAAGCAAACCATCCAGGTTATCGTCGGTGCGAAAGCAGAATCTATCGGCGATGAGATGAAAAAAGTGGTTACCCGCGGCCCGGTAGCGGCAGCCGCACCGGCTGGCGACGTCGCCACCGCGGTGCCCGCGGCTAAACCGCAGGCGGTAGCGAACGCGAAGACCGTTGAGTCGCTGGTGTCGCCGATTACCGGTGACGTGGTGGCGCTCGAACAGGTGCCTGATGAAGCTTTCGCCAGTAAAGCCGTCGGCGACGGTATCGCGGTGAAACCGACCAGCAACATCGTGGTGGCCCCGGCCGCCGGTACCGTGGTGAAAATTTTCAACACCAACCACGCGTTCTGCCTCGAAACCAACAACGGTGCGGAAATCGTTGTTCATATGGGCATCGATACCGTGGCGCTGGAAGGCAAGGGCTTCAAACGTCTGGTAGAAGAGGGCGCGGAAGTGAAAGCGGGTGAGCCGATTCTGGAAATGGATCTGGACTTCCTCAACGCCAACGCGCGCTCGATGATAAGCCCGGTCGTCTGCAGCAACAGCGATGACTACAGCGCGCTGGTGATACTGGCGAGTGGTAAGGTCGTTGCCGGCCAGACACCGCTGTATGAGATTAAAGGCAAGTAA
- the nagB gene encoding glucosamine-6-phosphate deaminase, producing the protein MRLIPLVTAEQVGKWAARHIVNRINAFKPTADRPFVLGLPTGGTPLTAYKALVEMHKAGQVSFKHVVTFNMDEYVGLPKEHPESYHSFMHRNFFDHVDIPAENINLLNGNAPDIDAECRRYEEKIRSYGKIHLFMGGVGNDGHIAFNEPASSLASRTRIKTLTHDTRVANSRFFDGDVDLVPKYALTVGVGTLLDAEEVMILVLGHQKALALQAAVEGNVNHMWTITCLQLHPKAVIVCDEPSTMELKVKTLKYFNELEAENIKGL; encoded by the coding sequence ATGAGACTGATCCCCCTGGTAACCGCTGAGCAGGTTGGTAAATGGGCTGCGCGCCACATCGTTAACCGTATTAATGCATTCAAACCGACCGCGGACCGTCCGTTCGTCCTGGGTCTGCCGACCGGTGGTACTCCGCTGACCGCCTACAAGGCGCTGGTTGAAATGCATAAAGCAGGCCAGGTTAGCTTCAAGCACGTCGTCACCTTTAACATGGATGAATACGTTGGCCTGCCGAAAGAGCATCCGGAAAGCTATCATAGCTTCATGCATCGTAATTTCTTTGACCACGTTGATATTCCGGCAGAAAATATCAACCTGCTGAATGGTAACGCGCCGGACATCGATGCGGAATGCCGTCGCTATGAAGAAAAAATTCGCTCCTACGGTAAAATCCACCTGTTTATGGGCGGCGTGGGCAACGATGGTCACATCGCGTTTAACGAACCGGCCTCTTCTCTGGCGTCCCGCACCCGTATTAAGACCCTGACCCATGACACCCGCGTAGCGAACTCCCGCTTCTTCGACGGCGATGTAGATCTGGTGCCGAAATACGCGTTGACCGTCGGCGTGGGCACTCTGCTGGATGCAGAAGAAGTGATGATTCTGGTGCTGGGTCATCAGAAAGCGCTGGCGCTGCAGGCAGCGGTAGAGGGTAACGTCAATCACATGTGGACCATTACCTGTCTGCAGCTGCATCCGAAAGCAGTGATCGTCTGTGACGAGCCGTCCACCATGGAGCTGAAAGTGAAGACGCTGAAATATTTCAACGAATTAGAAGCTGAAAATATTAAAGGTCTGTAA
- the nagA gene encoding N-acetylglucosamine-6-phosphate deacetylase, whose protein sequence is MYALTQGRVYTGHEILDDHAVVIANGLIERLCPLADLPSDIEQRSVNGAIIAPGFIDVQLNGCGGVQFNDSPEAVTVETLEIMQKANERSGCTSFLPTLITSSDDLMKQGVRVMREYLQKHPNQALGLHLEGPWLNIVKKGTHNPDYVRKPDAALVDFLCDNADVITKVTLAPERVEPEVIRKLVAAGIVVSAGHSNATLKEAKVGFRAGITFATHLYNAMPYITGREPGLAGAIFDEPDVYCGIIVDGMHVDYANVRNAKRLKGDKLCLVTDATAPAGANIDQFIFAGKTIYYRNGLCVDENGTLSGSSLTMIEGVRNLVEHCGVALDEVLRMATLYPARAIGVDKQLGSITPGMVANLTAFTRDYKITKTIVNGNEVVTE, encoded by the coding sequence ATGTATGCATTAACCCAGGGCCGGGTTTATACCGGTCATGAAATTCTCGATGACCATGCGGTTGTTATCGCTAATGGCCTTATCGAACGTCTTTGTCCGCTGGCAGATTTGCCGTCTGACATCGAGCAGCGCTCAGTCAACGGCGCAATAATCGCCCCCGGTTTTATCGACGTCCAGCTCAATGGCTGCGGCGGCGTGCAGTTCAACGACAGCCCTGAGGCGGTGACCGTTGAAACGCTGGAGATTATGCAGAAGGCCAACGAACGTTCTGGCTGCACCAGCTTCCTGCCGACGCTGATTACCTCCAGCGACGATCTGATGAAGCAAGGGGTTCGCGTGATGCGTGAATACCTGCAAAAACACCCGAACCAGGCGCTGGGTCTGCATCTGGAAGGACCGTGGCTGAACATCGTCAAGAAAGGCACCCACAATCCGGACTACGTGCGTAAACCGGACGCCGCGCTGGTTGATTTCCTGTGCGACAACGCTGATGTGATCACCAAAGTGACCCTCGCCCCTGAGCGCGTTGAGCCGGAAGTGATCCGCAAACTAGTTGCCGCCGGGATCGTTGTCTCCGCCGGCCACTCCAATGCCACGCTCAAAGAGGCGAAAGTGGGCTTCCGCGCGGGCATTACCTTTGCCACCCACCTGTATAACGCGATGCCGTACATTACCGGCCGCGAACCGGGCCTGGCCGGGGCGATTTTTGACGAGCCGGATGTCTACTGCGGTATTATTGTCGACGGGATGCATGTCGATTACGCTAACGTGCGCAACGCCAAGCGCCTGAAAGGCGACAAGCTGTGCCTGGTCACCGACGCCACCGCACCGGCGGGAGCGAATATTGACCAGTTCATTTTTGCCGGGAAAACAATATACTACCGCAATGGGCTGTGCGTGGATGAAAACGGCACCCTCAGCGGCTCTTCGCTAACCATGATTGAAGGGGTACGTAATCTCGTTGAGCATTGCGGCGTCGCACTGGACGAAGTATTACGCATGGCCACGCTCTATCCGGCGCGCGCCATTGGTGTGGACAAGCAGCTCGGCAGCATTACGCCTGGCATGGTCGCTAACCTGACCGCCTTTACCCGCGATTATAAAATCACCAAGACCATCGTTAATGGTAACGAGGTCGTCACTGAGTAA
- the nagC gene encoding DNA-binding transcriptional regulator NagC, with amino-acid sequence MTAGGQAQIGNVDLVKQLNSAAVYRLIDQHGPISRIQIAEQSQLAPASVTKITRQLIERGLIKEVDQQASTGGRRAISIIAETRNFNAIGVRLGRYDATLTLYDLSSKTLEEEHFPLPERTQETLEHALLNIIATFIENCQRKIRELIAISVILPGLVDPESGVIRYMPHIAVENWGLVGALEKRFNVTCFVGHDIRSLALAEHYFGASQDCEDSILVRVHRGTGAGIISNGRIFIGRNGNVGEIGHIQVDPLGERCHCGNFGCLETVAANAAIEQRVRHLLEQGYQSRLTLDDCTIKTICKAANKGDALACEVIEYVGRHLGKTIAIAINLFNPQKIVVAGEIVEAEKVLLPAIEGCINAQALKAFRKNLPVVRSTLDHRSAIGAFALVKRAMLNGTLLQRLLES; translated from the coding sequence ATGACAGCAGGCGGACAAGCTCAAATTGGTAACGTTGACCTCGTAAAACAACTGAACAGCGCGGCCGTGTACCGCCTGATTGACCAGCATGGGCCTATCTCGCGCATTCAGATCGCGGAACAAAGCCAGCTTGCCCCTGCCAGCGTGACCAAAATCACGCGTCAGCTTATTGAGCGCGGACTGATCAAAGAAGTCGATCAGCAAGCCTCCACCGGAGGCCGCCGCGCCATCTCCATCATAGCGGAAACCCGCAACTTCAACGCCATCGGCGTGCGCCTTGGCCGCTATGACGCCACTCTGACCCTGTATGATTTAAGCAGCAAGACCCTGGAAGAGGAGCATTTCCCGCTGCCCGAGCGCACCCAGGAAACGCTGGAACACGCCCTGCTGAATATCATCGCCACCTTTATCGAAAACTGTCAGCGCAAAATTCGCGAGCTGATCGCCATCTCAGTGATCCTGCCGGGCCTCGTTGACCCGGAAAGCGGCGTGATCCGCTATATGCCGCATATTGCGGTGGAAAACTGGGGCCTGGTCGGAGCGCTGGAGAAACGCTTCAATGTTACCTGCTTTGTTGGGCACGATATCCGCAGCCTGGCGCTAGCCGAGCACTATTTTGGCGCAAGCCAGGATTGCGAAGACTCCATTCTGGTGCGCGTGCACCGCGGTACCGGGGCGGGGATTATCTCCAACGGGCGCATTTTTATCGGCCGCAACGGCAACGTCGGCGAAATTGGCCATATTCAGGTCGACCCGCTGGGCGAGCGCTGCCACTGCGGCAACTTCGGCTGTCTGGAGACCGTCGCGGCTAATGCCGCCATTGAACAGCGGGTTCGCCACCTGCTGGAGCAGGGCTACCAGAGCCGCCTGACCCTCGATGACTGCACGATCAAAACCATCTGCAAAGCGGCCAACAAGGGCGATGCCCTGGCCTGCGAAGTGATCGAGTACGTGGGACGTCACCTCGGCAAAACCATCGCCATCGCAATTAATCTCTTCAATCCGCAAAAAATCGTCGTTGCCGGCGAAATAGTGGAGGCCGAGAAGGTGCTGCTCCCGGCTATTGAGGGTTGCATTAACGCCCAGGCGCTGAAGGCGTTTCGTAAGAACCTGCCGGTGGTACGCTCTACCCTCGATCACCGATCTGCGATTGGCGCCTTCGCCCTGGTCAAGCGCGCTATGCTCAATGGCACGCTGCTGCAGCGCTTGCTTGAGAGCTAA
- a CDS encoding HAD-IIA family hydrolase gives MTIQNIICDIDGVLMHDNVAVPGAAEFIKRILDKGMPLVMLTNYPSQTGQDLANRFATAGIDVPDSAFYTSAMATADFLRRQEGKKAYVVGEGALIHELYKAGFTITDVNPDFVIVGETRSFNWEMMHKAAFFVANGARFIATNPDTHGRGFYPACGALCAGIEKISGRKPFYVGKPSPWIIRSALNKMQAHSEQTVIVGDNLRTDILAGFQAGLETILVLSGVSTLDDIDSMPFRPSWIYPSVAEIDLF, from the coding sequence ATGACCATTCAAAACATAATTTGTGATATTGACGGCGTACTGATGCACGATAACGTCGCCGTTCCCGGCGCAGCCGAGTTTATCAAGCGCATCCTGGATAAAGGCATGCCGCTGGTAATGCTGACCAACTACCCGTCGCAAACCGGCCAGGATCTGGCGAACCGTTTCGCCACCGCCGGAATTGATGTTCCGGATAGCGCCTTTTACACCTCAGCGATGGCCACCGCCGATTTTCTGCGTCGCCAGGAAGGTAAAAAAGCCTACGTGGTGGGAGAAGGCGCACTGATCCACGAGCTGTACAAAGCTGGCTTTACCATTACCGATGTGAACCCGGATTTTGTCATCGTCGGGGAAACGCGTTCCTTTAACTGGGAAATGATGCATAAGGCCGCCTTCTTCGTCGCCAACGGCGCCCGCTTCATTGCCACTAACCCGGATACGCACGGTCGCGGCTTCTACCCTGCCTGCGGCGCGCTGTGCGCCGGAATCGAGAAGATCTCCGGCCGTAAGCCGTTTTACGTCGGCAAACCGAGCCCGTGGATCATCCGTTCAGCACTGAATAAAATGCAGGCTCACTCCGAGCAGACGGTGATCGTCGGCGATAACCTACGCACCGACATACTGGCCGGCTTCCAGGCGGGGCTGGAGACCATTCTGGTGCTCTCCGGCGTCTCCACCCTCGACGACATCGACAGCATGCCGTTCCGCCCATCGTGGATCTACCCTTCCGTCGCGGAAATCGATCTTTTCTAA
- the asnB gene encoding asparagine synthase B, with protein sequence MCSIFGVLDIKTDAGELRKKALELSRLMRHRGPDWSGVYASDKAILAHERLSIVDVNAGAQPLYNAKKTHALAVNGEIYNHQALRAEYGDRYQFQTGSDCEVILALYQEKGPAFLDDLQGMFAFALYDSEKDAYLIGRDHIGIIPLYMGHDEHGNFYVASEMKALVPVCRTIKEFPAGSYLWSKDGEIRQYYQRDWFDYDAVKDNVTDKNELRQALEESVKSHLMSDVPYGVLLSGGLDSSVISAITKKFAARRVEDQERSEAWWPQLHSFAVGLEGSPDLKAAQEVANHLGTVHHEIHFTVQEGLDAIRDVIYHIETYDVTTIRASTPMYLMSRKIKAMGIKMVLSGEGSDEVFGGYLYFHKAPNAKELHEETVRKLQALHMFDCARANKAMSAWGVEARVPFLDKKFLDVAMRINPQDKMCGNGKMEKHILRECFESYLPASVAWRQKEQFSDGVGYSWIDTLKEVAAKQISDQQLETASFRFPYNTPTSKEGYLYREIFEELFPLPSAAECVPGGPSVACSSAKAIEWDEAFKTMNDPSGRAVGVHQSAYK encoded by the coding sequence ATGTGTTCTATTTTTGGCGTACTGGATATTAAAACTGACGCAGGCGAGCTGCGTAAAAAGGCGCTGGAGCTTTCCCGCCTGATGCGCCACCGCGGTCCGGACTGGTCTGGCGTGTATGCCAGCGACAAAGCGATTCTGGCGCACGAGCGCCTGTCGATTGTCGACGTCAACGCCGGTGCCCAGCCGCTGTACAACGCCAAAAAAACCCATGCGCTGGCCGTTAACGGCGAGATCTACAACCATCAGGCGCTGCGCGCGGAGTATGGCGATCGCTACCAGTTCCAGACCGGTTCCGACTGCGAAGTGATCCTCGCGCTGTATCAGGAAAAAGGTCCGGCGTTCCTCGACGACCTGCAGGGGATGTTCGCTTTCGCCCTGTACGACAGCGAAAAAGACGCGTACTTAATTGGTCGCGACCATATCGGCATTATTCCGCTGTATATGGGTCATGACGAACACGGCAACTTCTATGTCGCTTCAGAAATGAAAGCGCTGGTGCCGGTGTGCCGCACCATTAAAGAGTTCCCGGCGGGTAGCTACCTGTGGAGCAAAGACGGCGAAATTCGTCAGTACTATCAGCGCGACTGGTTCGATTACGACGCGGTGAAAGACAACGTTACCGATAAGAACGAGCTGCGCCAGGCGCTGGAAGAGTCGGTAAAAAGCCACCTGATGTCCGACGTGCCTTACGGCGTGCTGCTCTCCGGTGGTCTGGATTCATCGGTCATCTCGGCTATCACCAAGAAATTCGCCGCCCGTCGCGTCGAAGATCAGGAGCGTAGCGAAGCCTGGTGGCCACAGCTGCACTCTTTCGCGGTCGGTCTGGAAGGCTCTCCTGACCTGAAAGCGGCGCAGGAGGTGGCCAACCACCTCGGCACCGTGCACCACGAAATTCACTTTACGGTCCAGGAAGGGCTGGATGCCATCCGCGACGTTATCTATCACATCGAAACCTACGATGTGACCACTATTCGCGCCTCGACGCCGATGTACCTGATGTCGCGGAAAATTAAAGCCATGGGCATCAAAATGGTGCTTTCCGGCGAAGGTTCGGACGAAGTGTTCGGCGGCTACCTCTACTTCCATAAGGCGCCGAACGCCAAAGAACTGCACGAAGAGACGGTGCGTAAGCTGCAGGCGCTGCATATGTTTGACTGCGCCCGCGCCAACAAAGCGATGTCCGCCTGGGGCGTGGAGGCCCGCGTGCCGTTCCTCGACAAGAAGTTCCTCGACGTCGCGATGCGCATTAACCCGCAGGATAAGATGTGCGGCAACGGCAAAATGGAAAAACACATTCTGCGCGAATGCTTTGAATCCTACCTGCCGGCCAGCGTCGCCTGGCGCCAGAAGGAGCAGTTCTCTGACGGCGTCGGCTACAGCTGGATCGATACCCTGAAAGAAGTGGCCGCCAAACAGATCAGCGATCAGCAGCTGGAAACGGCGAGTTTCCGCTTCCCGTACAACACGCCGACCTCCAAAGAAGGCTATCTGTACCGCGAAATCTTCGAAGAGCTGTTCCCGCTGCCGAGCGCGGCGGAGTGCGTCCCCGGCGGTCCGTCGGTGGCCTGCTCTTCTGCTAAAGCCATTGAATGGGATGAAGCATTCAAGACCATGAACGATCCGTCGGGCCGCGCGGTGGGCGTCCACCAGTCGGCCTACAAATAA